In the genome of Cystobacter fuscus DSM 2262, one region contains:
- a CDS encoding polymorphic toxin-type HINT domain-containing protein — protein sequence MGQLSGVAFEAADLSRGGYSLESPFAVPSDHGPLLAPVFPQYSVEQGLSEWGMGWHSNLFLTRFRQVGALDYATDGLTSPWGELVQGLDGSWYPRGLSAHVRVETTADGFVAFLPDGSKHTFGGPSRVQTRAGIYSWPLTEVVTATGRKTRLTYEQNASGRPFLKTVSFGGVGNTARYQLDFIYESVRVPFSDWRSSRALVLDRRVQSVRVSAWEPASASFRERWHYVLSYEEETFSPAFYLKEIVRVFASGESEPPVRYTYHVGTAKLTSAEFRPVPQFDPVVKRLGWDVLYPTRSAPLDVDENGQLELEHNKSNLLVLQGPQGFSFQELPAPSGPVHRPCRWEPYEENPVRQLVKLRPTDTEYSVLDVRYGAQSSSQLTVCGRDGVAVHTLQLPGYWEPGPNNRLVDLDRDHRPDFIEIFSGGYRVLPNQSDASGYAFGSPITRFLSPAFPADASWLHDMNGDGLLDIVSRFDSGLAVWPGTGAKYEFNPEAIIIPFLVDGVVLGNLSNYQLHFVDVNKDGAADALLALDGLVFVFINDGTRLQYIRVPAMFYPLGLIASYPMVVDVAGSGNTEVVVVEAIEGRTMSVALNAAETGLLWTADDGKGTVLTFEYARASAEPGGRQRATVLERLVVSSSGQDPVAYSYQYFHLRVHPEGLHLLGFDSVVRHAPSLVEQVHFLNDDTNAGLVVSSSESDPRTPGVIRYEERGYDLATFQGRPWRRLKEARAGYAQALQSGTQVVEERTDYDYPAYEETVCPERTVLHTANGSLTTERRRAVVPGLVKNLHCLEDRIILSGQHADRSLNFSHEAWLTRNVVGLVERVQSPGEEGLLTLQEVMYRSDYSVERVSVPGRGHTLFTLEPDSTLLRKVTSPDGSVLEVTSREPLTDAIRSLSSQHGTQLYTQAFRYDGQERLQKNWNSLGHATEADPALLLAYEFATDVKPAVVNVTTLVDGLSGARRRSVEWSTASGAQVASAQLIPEGWAFDGVTTFHPEQLETREHNRPTEPATSELAAFTYQSLRTGMQPVAMRRSAGLGHEIAASSKLHADVERQVVSSLDVESGLLRRERVENDVYRTRFWLNASEQVLRREEPDGTLYGFERDALGRVRRVFLPDGKAHRVTYDAHGRVKQVTREGLATLVHEYEPVTGLLRSRRFLSAQGVAQRSESWTYDAIGRKSVEEHTDLLQGAVQHYRFFYDGATPDQPGRRTYLGELSAVQGEGYLKTFDYRADGKLSRYVLRLDGWRTVESEFTYADNGEARQTTTSVWDATGGLLSVSSKEHRWDAHGRLSEVWLNGYPLATFAYDSNGQASAAIFSTGDHVLLGYDPLTRGRLSISHWAAGGWSSSNALRFNARGFPDREAFVVGGKNLQRHYGYSAQGFLTDARDAENVYSYAFNGPGLPTSIEEQGARRDLTWDSGALTAGNTLYTFDALGRTLRKGDLSFNYGPHGHLALATRGGNTWRFLYDENGQRLLKFSGTTPVVAYLDQGSYLDAGGLTEPFNFSGQLVGLVRGSSFHLLATDARGTIMADLDGTPRLASPFGSRTFRPDIAAIVDYVQKGYDADLELVRMGVRDYDPMINRFLTPDPLFLAEPERCVDSPAECNLYGYVGGNPVAYVDPTGKIAESPWDGFSLGMNIASIKSWDENTSMIAKLVDVVGFFVDGAALITPGVPGGAGAAIQGYRAADKVVDAIRNADKAGAALRAADRAESSAKLASKADDVGDGLASARKGCEGGGCSIPGNCFVAGTQVLTRQGSKAIEQIKPGDLVWSRSETTGVMDWKPVVRTFFTPEQRVLQVELTDEVSGQTSVLGVTGEHPFWVRDLGWVGAAMLMPGQQVASAHGGWLKVGTSTWAQARANVFNFEVAEYHTYFAGTLNAWVHNECTPGSASSPGDKNSIPWSSKTLKRADAELSQGAKSVTVKGRSEAEELFLGRYQGEGYRNVTGMSPTESKRFFGTKEGSYHWDEGAKSFPHGQDHLQVHDFSGNVIRIYF from the coding sequence GTGGGCCAACTCTCGGGCGTTGCCTTCGAGGCGGCGGACCTCAGCCGGGGGGGCTACTCGCTGGAGTCGCCCTTCGCGGTGCCATCGGATCACGGCCCCCTGCTCGCGCCGGTCTTCCCCCAGTACTCCGTGGAGCAGGGCCTTTCCGAATGGGGAATGGGCTGGCATTCGAACCTCTTCCTGACGCGTTTCCGGCAGGTGGGCGCGTTGGATTACGCCACGGATGGACTGACCAGTCCTTGGGGTGAACTCGTCCAGGGATTGGATGGAAGTTGGTACCCGCGGGGCCTGTCCGCCCACGTACGGGTAGAGACGACCGCGGATGGCTTCGTGGCCTTCCTGCCCGATGGCAGCAAGCATACGTTTGGCGGCCCTTCCCGGGTGCAGACCCGTGCCGGAATCTATTCCTGGCCGCTCACCGAAGTGGTCACGGCGACGGGGAGGAAGACGCGGCTCACCTATGAGCAGAACGCCTCCGGACGGCCCTTCCTCAAGACCGTGTCCTTCGGAGGGGTGGGGAACACCGCGCGGTACCAACTGGACTTCATCTACGAATCCGTCCGGGTTCCGTTCTCCGACTGGCGCTCGTCGCGGGCGTTGGTGCTGGACCGGCGCGTCCAGTCCGTGAGGGTGTCCGCCTGGGAACCGGCATCCGCTTCCTTCCGCGAGCGATGGCATTACGTCCTCTCCTACGAGGAGGAGACATTCAGCCCGGCCTTCTACTTGAAAGAAATTGTCCGGGTGTTCGCCTCGGGTGAGTCCGAACCCCCCGTCCGTTACACGTACCACGTGGGGACCGCGAAGCTGACCTCCGCGGAGTTCAGGCCCGTGCCCCAATTCGACCCGGTGGTGAAGCGTCTGGGCTGGGACGTCCTCTATCCCACCCGCTCCGCGCCCCTCGACGTCGACGAGAACGGCCAGCTCGAACTCGAGCACAACAAGAGCAATCTCCTGGTGCTCCAGGGGCCTCAGGGCTTCTCCTTCCAGGAGTTGCCAGCCCCGAGTGGTCCCGTCCATAGGCCGTGCCGCTGGGAGCCCTACGAGGAGAACCCCGTACGCCAACTGGTGAAGTTGCGGCCCACGGATACGGAGTACAGCGTGCTGGATGTGCGCTATGGCGCACAGTCCTCCTCTCAGCTCACGGTGTGTGGCCGTGACGGTGTCGCCGTGCACACCCTGCAACTCCCCGGCTATTGGGAGCCAGGTCCGAACAACCGGCTGGTGGACCTGGATCGCGACCACCGCCCCGACTTCATCGAGATCTTCAGTGGGGGCTACCGGGTGCTCCCCAATCAAAGTGATGCCTCCGGGTATGCTTTTGGCTCGCCCATCACCCGTTTCCTGTCTCCAGCCTTCCCCGCGGATGCGTCGTGGTTGCACGACATGAATGGTGATGGCTTGTTGGACATCGTCTCGCGTTTCGACTCCGGTCTGGCGGTCTGGCCTGGAACGGGAGCGAAGTACGAGTTCAACCCCGAGGCGATCATCATTCCCTTCCTCGTCGATGGCGTGGTGTTGGGGAACCTCTCGAACTACCAGCTCCACTTCGTGGATGTGAACAAGGATGGCGCGGCGGATGCCCTGCTGGCCTTGGACGGCTTGGTGTTCGTCTTCATCAACGACGGGACCCGGCTGCAGTACATCCGTGTGCCCGCGATGTTCTACCCGCTCGGACTCATCGCCAGCTACCCCATGGTGGTGGACGTCGCGGGCAGTGGGAACACGGAAGTGGTCGTGGTGGAGGCCATCGAGGGCAGGACGATGTCGGTGGCGCTGAACGCAGCGGAAACAGGTCTGCTGTGGACGGCGGACGACGGCAAGGGCACCGTGTTGACCTTCGAGTACGCACGGGCCTCCGCGGAGCCGGGGGGGCGCCAGCGTGCGACGGTGCTCGAGCGGCTGGTGGTCTCTTCCTCGGGCCAGGATCCTGTCGCGTACTCGTATCAGTACTTTCATCTGCGGGTACATCCCGAGGGACTGCATCTGCTGGGGTTCGACAGCGTGGTGCGCCATGCGCCCTCGCTCGTCGAGCAGGTCCACTTCCTCAACGACGACACGAACGCGGGGCTCGTCGTGTCGTCCAGCGAATCGGACCCACGCACGCCGGGAGTCATCCGCTACGAGGAGCGCGGCTACGACCTGGCCACGTTCCAGGGGCGGCCCTGGCGGCGGTTGAAGGAGGCGCGCGCGGGGTATGCCCAGGCGCTGCAGAGTGGGACGCAGGTCGTGGAGGAGCGTACCGACTACGACTATCCCGCCTACGAGGAGACGGTGTGCCCGGAGCGCACGGTGCTCCATACCGCGAATGGCTCGCTCACCACGGAGCGCCGTCGCGCCGTGGTGCCGGGCCTGGTGAAGAATCTGCACTGTCTGGAGGACCGCATCATCCTTTCCGGCCAGCATGCGGACAGGTCGCTCAACTTCAGTCACGAGGCATGGCTGACGCGCAACGTGGTGGGCCTGGTGGAGCGGGTGCAAAGCCCGGGCGAGGAGGGGCTGCTCACCCTGCAAGAGGTGATGTACCGCTCGGACTACTCCGTGGAGCGCGTCTCGGTGCCTGGCCGGGGCCACACGCTCTTCACCCTGGAGCCGGACAGCACCCTGCTGCGCAAGGTGACGTCTCCGGACGGCTCGGTCCTGGAGGTGACCTCGCGAGAGCCGCTCACGGACGCCATCCGCTCCCTTTCCAGCCAGCATGGCACGCAGCTCTACACGCAGGCGTTCCGCTACGATGGGCAGGAACGTCTCCAGAAGAACTGGAACAGCCTGGGCCACGCAACGGAGGCGGACCCGGCGCTGTTGCTCGCCTATGAATTCGCCACGGACGTGAAGCCCGCGGTGGTGAATGTCACCACGCTCGTGGATGGCCTTTCAGGAGCCCGGCGCCGTTCGGTGGAGTGGAGCACGGCCTCGGGCGCGCAGGTCGCCAGTGCCCAGCTCATTCCCGAGGGGTGGGCGTTCGACGGAGTCACCACGTTCCATCCGGAGCAGCTCGAGACGCGCGAGCACAACCGGCCCACCGAGCCGGCGACCTCGGAGCTGGCGGCGTTCACCTACCAGAGTCTTCGCACGGGAATGCAGCCCGTGGCCATGCGGCGCTCCGCTGGTTTGGGCCATGAGATTGCCGCGTCTTCCAAGCTCCACGCGGACGTGGAGCGGCAGGTGGTGTCGAGCCTCGATGTGGAGTCTGGCCTTCTGCGGCGTGAGCGGGTCGAGAACGATGTCTATCGGACGCGCTTCTGGTTGAACGCCTCGGAGCAGGTGCTTCGCCGCGAGGAGCCGGATGGCACCCTGTACGGTTTTGAGCGCGATGCGCTCGGCCGGGTGCGGCGTGTATTCCTTCCGGATGGAAAGGCCCATCGGGTCACCTATGACGCGCATGGCCGGGTGAAGCAGGTGACCCGAGAAGGGCTCGCTACCCTCGTCCATGAGTACGAACCCGTCACGGGGTTGCTGCGAAGCCGGCGCTTCCTGTCCGCGCAGGGGGTGGCTCAGCGTTCGGAGTCGTGGACGTATGACGCCATCGGACGCAAGTCGGTGGAAGAGCACACGGACCTGCTCCAGGGGGCCGTCCAGCACTACCGCTTCTTCTATGACGGGGCGACACCGGACCAACCCGGACGGCGCACGTACCTGGGAGAGCTGTCGGCCGTCCAGGGCGAGGGCTATCTCAAGACCTTCGACTATCGCGCGGACGGCAAGCTCTCCCGGTACGTGTTGCGACTGGATGGCTGGCGTACGGTGGAGTCGGAGTTCACCTACGCGGACAATGGTGAGGCGCGGCAGACGACCACCTCGGTTTGGGACGCGACCGGAGGATTGCTGTCGGTCTCTAGCAAGGAGCATCGATGGGATGCCCACGGCCGGTTGTCGGAAGTGTGGCTCAATGGCTACCCATTGGCCACCTTCGCCTATGATTCCAACGGCCAAGCCAGTGCTGCGATCTTCTCTACGGGCGACCATGTCCTGCTGGGGTATGATCCGCTGACCCGCGGACGCCTGTCGATATCGCACTGGGCGGCGGGAGGATGGAGTTCCTCCAACGCCCTGCGCTTCAACGCGAGGGGATTCCCGGACCGGGAAGCCTTCGTCGTCGGCGGCAAGAACCTGCAGCGCCATTACGGTTACTCGGCGCAAGGGTTCCTGACTGATGCTCGCGATGCGGAGAACGTCTACTCCTATGCGTTCAATGGCCCGGGCCTGCCAACGAGCATCGAGGAACAGGGCGCGCGCCGCGACCTGACCTGGGACAGTGGCGCCCTCACCGCGGGCAACACGTTGTACACGTTCGATGCCCTCGGCCGCACCCTCAGGAAGGGCGACCTGTCCTTCAACTACGGCCCGCATGGTCATCTGGCGCTCGCTACTCGTGGGGGCAACACGTGGCGGTTCTTGTACGACGAGAACGGCCAGCGGTTACTGAAGTTCAGCGGAACGACTCCCGTGGTGGCGTATCTGGATCAGGGCTCTTATCTGGACGCGGGGGGGCTGACGGAGCCTTTCAATTTCTCCGGGCAGTTGGTGGGTCTCGTACGGGGCAGTTCCTTCCACCTGCTCGCCACGGATGCGCGCGGCACGATCATGGCTGACCTGGATGGCACTCCCCGATTGGCCTCTCCGTTTGGCAGCCGGACCTTCCGTCCAGACATCGCGGCGATCGTGGATTATGTCCAGAAGGGCTACGACGCGGATCTAGAACTCGTTCGCATGGGGGTGCGCGACTACGATCCGATGATCAACCGGTTCTTGACCCCGGATCCTCTGTTCCTGGCGGAGCCGGAGCGCTGCGTGGACAGTCCGGCGGAGTGCAACCTGTATGGATACGTGGGGGGCAATCCAGTGGCTTACGTGGATCCGACGGGCAAAATTGCCGAAAGCCCTTGGGACGGATTCAGTCTGGGCATGAACATCGCCAGCATCAAATCGTGGGATGAGAACACGAGCATGATCGCGAAGCTCGTCGATGTTGTCGGCTTCTTCGTCGATGGCGCGGCCCTGATAACGCCTGGTGTCCCAGGAGGCGCGGGAGCCGCGATCCAAGGCTATCGGGCCGCCGACAAGGTGGTGGATGCCATCAGGAACGCCGACAAGGCGGGAGCTGCCTTGCGAGCCGCCGACCGGGCGGAGTCCTCTGCGAAACTGGCGAGTAAGGCGGACGACGTGGGCGATGGTTTGGCGTCCGCACGCAAGGGGTGCGAGGGAGGCGGCTGTTCCATTCCTGGAAATTGCTTCGTCGCGGGGACGCAAGTCCTCACCCGACAAGGCTCCAAGGCAATCGAGCAGATAAAGCCAGGAGATCTCGTCTGGTCGCGCAGCGAGACGACGGGAGTGATGGACTGGAAGCCAGTGGTGCGTACCTTCTTCACGCCCGAGCAGCGGGTGTTGCAGGTGGAACTGACGGATGAGGTGTCAGGGCAGACGAGCGTCCTGGGCGTCACGGGGGAACACCCATTCTGGGTGAGGGACCTGGGCTGGGTGGGAGCTGCGATGCTCATGCCTGGACAGCAGGTGGCCAGTGCCCACGGCGGCTGGCTCAAGGTGGGGACCTCGACCTGGGCACAGGCGCGGGCCAATGTCTTCAACTTCGAGGTGGCGGAGTACCACACGTACTTCGCGGGTACCCTGAATGCCTGGGTCCACAACGAATGCACTCCCGGTAGTGCCTCGAGTCCTGGAGACAAAAATTCAATTCCTTGGTCCAGCAAAACGCTGAAGCGTGCTGATGCGGAGCTGAGTCAAGGGGCGAAGTCTGTGACTGTCAAAGGTCGTTCCGAAGCAGAAGAGCTTTTCCTCGGAAGATACCAGGGGGAGGGCTACCGGAACGTGACTGGAATGTCTCCGACGGAGTCAAAGAGATTCTTCGGCACGAAAGAGGGTTCGTATCACTGGGATGAGGGGGCGAAGTCCTTTCCTCATGGCCAGGATCACCTGCAAGTTCACGATTTTTCTGGCAATGTCATTCGGATCTACTTCTGA